In Paenibacillus sonchi, the genomic stretch CGCCTGCCGCCTCGGTGCTTAAACTGCTCGTATCCACATGTTCCGCAACCAAATGATATTGATCTCCGTCGGTACTGTAATAGAAGCTCAGCTCCTGGCCTCTCGCAGCCATCTTCAGATACAATCGCTGAGCCTCTACATCTGTCTGCGCAACGTTCGTCTCCCCGCCATTGAAGCAGGTCACAACACGCAGGGCTTGCCTGTCGTCGTGCAATACGCGCTCGAACCGGATATGAAACTTATCATTTTGAATGACAGCAAGCCCTGCCGCTTCATGGATGCTGCGCGCTTCAAACTCCATCACAGCGGCAGCCGTATAATCAAAATGCTGTTGCCGCAAACAGACAAAGCTGAGGTTATCCTGATCCTTGAACGTTTGAGGCTTTAGCTTCAACCGCAAATATCCTTTGCGTTCTGTCAATGAATACAAATCCGCCTGCGGATTTCTTAAGAACATCCATTTCAGTGCCAGCTTGTCACTGTCAAAATGGTCACAGCGCAATTGCGGCTCCACCGGAACCGGCGTCAGTCCCATAACCCCCTGCTCCTCCAGAATTCCCCGGCCCTCATTAACTACAGGCCACCCATCCTCCCAGCTCACTGAAGCAAGGAACGTCTCCCGCCCCAAATTACTATAGCCGCCCCCGTAAGGACGTGAAGCGAGCATCACCATAAACCATTGACCGTCTTCAGCCTGAACCAGATCGGCATGCCCCACATTAATAATCGGATAATGCCTGCCCAGATGGCGGTGCGTAATGATCGGGTTGTTCGGGTTCCCGGCATAGCCTTCTGTCAGCTTCTGGCTGCGTGCAACGGTCACTGCGTGATTGAGACCTGTTCCTCCCTCAGCAATCATTAAATAATAGAT encodes the following:
- a CDS encoding glycoside hydrolase family 43 protein translates to MTSTFAYFPGVPIFHSRDLVNWKQIGNVLDRPSQLNLQGAGHSQGIFAPTIRYYEGKFYMITTNVTHGGNFVVTATDPAGPWSEPHFIQGAVGIDPTIFFDDDGRAYYLGTRPNSAGVRYDGNWEVWIQELNLETMELAGESYVLWRGAMADVIWPEGPHLYKKDGIYYLMIAEGGTGLNHAVTVARSQKLTEGYAGNPNNPIITHRHLGRHYPIINVGHADLVQAEDGQWFMVMLASRPYGGGYSNLGRETFLASVSWEDGWPVVNEGRGILEEQGVMGLTPVPVEPQLRCDHFDSDKLALKWMFLRNPQADLYSLTERKGYLRLKLKPQTFKDQDNLSFVCLRQQHFDYTAAAVMEFEARSIHEAAGLAVIQNDKFHIRFERVLHDDRQALRVVTCFNGGETNVAQTDVEAQRLYLKMAARGQELSFYYSTDGDQYHLVAEHVDTSSLSTEAAGGFVGCCIGMYCTGNGTATDNVADFDWFEYGAY